In the Glycine max cultivar Williams 82 chromosome 19, Glycine_max_v4.0, whole genome shotgun sequence genome, CAGGGGAAGGTGAAAACACAAAAAAGTCAACCTTTCTGAAAGAAACTGTCAAGTTTCAGGCTTCACAAAGCAGCAGcctagaaaagaaagagaaacccTAACCTTCATATATAGTCCTTGCAAAATTTACATAATCGGGTATTAGATCTCTGTATATGATTCCATCGGGACAAGCATCCAGCACTACAAGAACACCTGtgcaattaatattattaagacATTGATTAATTATCAAAGCCTAGAAAAGTTGGTCACTGGTAAAAATGGATTAGAATGAGTGAAGAGAATGTATTTTTAATGAAGAACCCAAATCCTGATCTTGCCCCAATGTGGTGCAACACCAAGAATAGGAAGAAAATACAGAAAAGATCCAGGCTTCCCCCAAATCACAATTACAATTTTGATCTCCAAGATGCAGCAATCCAGGGACCCTCCTTTTTTTGTACAGCTCCTCTTTTGACAGTTACAACCTTCCCTCCTGTTCCCCCGCTTATTTCACTTACCATAGACTCTAGTTATAGAAGGTCTATCAGTCACTAAGCATCCAGTTTGAGTTCAAATCAACAGAAACAAAGAGATAAAAATTGGTGAATAGATGTTTTAGTAAGGTAGGACAGAAGATCTCTAAGATATCAATGTCAATGCAGACTATGAACACAGAAGTAGACATGTTAAACATTCAAATTATGCAGAAGTGTAGACATCCACCTTCACTTGATGTAGGAAGAACACAGACAAGTAAAAACCTTCTGAGAACAGGCAAAAGGTAGTGTGATACCCAAAAACATgatgttcttttatttattcatgCATCTATGTACCAGACTCAGGTAGTCACTACCTCACTGTAAAAGGTTGAATGAATTCTATCTGCTACAAGTTTAAAGGTCAATTAGTCAAAATCATGTGCCATTTTCCCTCAAACTATATTTTAGAGCATGTTATTCAtgtaataaagttttttttagggAGACTGTTGATGTAACAAAGTTATTTATGAGCATTCACCTAACAATTTTTGGGATAGTTAATTCTTGACCTAGCGTCGAGCCTCCTTGACTAAGTGGTTGTGACTTGATACTTATCAGCCCCATTCTCctaaaaaatagttgaaatgCAGCATAAGGTTGGTGAATTTGTGCATTGTCCTATACCAAAGGGCATAAGGGGTGTGTTAGAGATGTAATAAGGACATTAATGAGCTTTCACCAAATACTTTAAGCTTTTGGGATAGCTTGTGATTTGTGATAGAGCCATAAAAGAACAGTTAATTGATTTCTAATGTGTCCTATACCAAAGACTTGGGTTGTTATTTGGGTATAACAGTTATCCATGAAAAGTTAAGGGGTCTCAGAATCTTATCTGTGCAATGCAGTTAGGGTTAAGAGGACTCTCTGCAAGTAACCACAAGAGGGTATCAATGCAATGTGGTAATAGAACATGCTTCAAAGAATCCAGTTTTCTTTTACACTAAAAAACCAGGCTACATAAGACAACTACTCAATGAATTTAACACGGGAAAGTATATGTCCCTAATTATCAAGTGCCACAACATCTAATAATttcaaaagccaaaaagaaCAAATCAACTTCAAAACATTGTTTGCCGCCATACTTCAGGCTCATATACCTAATGTATCACTCTAAGGAATAAGAAAGGTCCCAAATCACAACAACCCATATGAAAAAACATTTGAACTTTATACAGATATGGTAATTTCCGTTAAAATACCTGGTGCCACCCAAAATTCACCAGAATCGCCAAGCATTGGAGCCAGCCAGAGAATATTTCTCAGATTCATTGAATCATCATATGTCACATTGGACcctgaaagaaaagaagagcaaaggataggaaaaaaaaatgtctcttttcaaaagttgAGTATCATAGGAAAAGACAAgcaaatatttatatacatgCCATTCACAAGGAGGGTCATAAATTAGCAAAATAAGTCATCAATGTTCTCCCCTCTCTCTCCATCTCATGTCTTCTTCCTCACACACAAGCacacacaaataaaaattatgaagaaCTCTCACAAGATTCAGACAACACAATAGTACAGAATTTCCAAACACAACCTACAATAAACTGGAAGATTAGCAGAGAAGAAAGTAACTTGAACTATACACAACATTTATGTAGTGATAGCAATTACCTCTCTGACAAAAACCCATATTGTACGGGAACACTTGCTTATCATATGCTGGGTATTCCTTCGCATGGAATCTGCCAAATGTGAAATTGTTGCATTCTTAAGTCTTAACTGTAACAAACCTAAACATTCTTAAAACGTGAATTATATTTAATCTATAATACATATAACTTATAACACGGGAAAAAAAAGGTATAAGAATAACTACTTTTAACAATTGAACATACAAGATACCAAGTCTTCCAGAGTCTAGCGCTAGAAAAAGGTGACCATGGAACAGATCAAACCGGTTCAAGGCAACATCCAACCCAACAGATGGACCTCGATCAACAATGAGTTCAAACAAAAACTGCAGATACAGGTTCAGTTCCTGCAACATTTGAGAGAGAAATACAACTTAAGTACTCTATCAATTTCTTTCTCTCTATGAGCTATTTCTATTGTTGAAGGAACCTCACAAACGAAGCGTCTGCCATAGCGAGTTCTGGTGAGCTCACAGCGCTCTTCCTTTGATCCTTCACAATCAGGTACCTATGCtatcacaattcacaacacCACGCGTTCAATTAACACTGAACGCATTGGTAATGATAACtaactaaagaaaaaaagagaaaaaaaaactgaccGGGATAATGGTTGGGTCAAGAAGGCGATGAATAGCGGCGGGGTCGCCGCCAGAATCGACGGCGAGACGCGCCAGCTCCAAAACGGGCTCTGGCGGCCACCAAATAAGCTCGTTCTCCTCTCTCTGACTTGGGACAGTGAGTTTGGGCAGGCCCAAACCCAATTTCCGGTGACGAGGCTGCACTGGAGAGAAAGGAACGAGGAATTTGAAGCATGATTTGAGGCCGCGTGCTACCACGGGATTCACGGCTGAGGACTGAGTTTTGGAACCCAACAGTGACAATAAGTGAGAGGGAGTGGCTTTGGGGATAggtgaagatgatgatggagaGTAACGCTTCGAAAAGACCGGTAATGGTGGCAAGGATAATGCTGTAAGAGAAAATGAGAGTAATGGTGCGAATTGGAATGAGAGTGAAGGATAACTCATTGTAATTAGAG is a window encoding:
- the LOC100804868 gene encoding uncharacterized protein isoform X2, translating into MSYPSLSFQFAPLLSFSLTALSLPPLPVFSKRYSPSSSSPIPKATPSHLLSLLGSKTQSSAVNPVVARGLKSCFKFLVPFSPVQPRHRKLGLGLPKLTVPSQREENELIWWPPEPVLELARLAVDSGGDPAAIHRLLDPTIIPHRYLIVKDQRKSAVSSPELAMADASFELNLYLQFLFELIVDRGPSVGLDVALNRFDLFHGHLFLALDSGRLGILFHAKEYPAYDKQVFPYNMGFCQRGSNVTYDDSMNLRNILWLAPMLGDSGEFWVAPGVLVVLDACPDGIIYRDLIPDYVNFARTIYEDDLGDVAVDVNYLNVGSETRNYQIFIC
- the LOC100804868 gene encoding uncharacterized protein isoform X1; the protein is MSYPSLSFQFAPLLSFSLTALSLPPLPVFSKRYSPSSSSPIPKATPSHLLSLLGSKTQSSAVNPVVARGLKSCFKFLVPFSPVQPRHRKLGLGLPKLTVPSQREENELIWWPPEPVLELARLAVDSGGDPAAIHRLLDPTIIPVPDCEGSKEERCELTRTRYGRRFVCEELNLYLQFLFELIVDRGPSVGLDVALNRFDLFHGHLFLALDSGRLGILFHAKEYPAYDKQVFPYNMGFCQRGSNVTYDDSMNLRNILWLAPMLGDSGEFWVAPGVLVVLDACPDGIIYRDLIPDYVNFARTIYEDDLGDVAVDVNYLNVGSETRNYQIFIC
- the LOC100804868 gene encoding uncharacterized protein isoform X3, whose product is MSYPSLSFQFAPLLSFSLTALSLPPLPVFSKRYSPSSSSPIPKATPSHLLSLLGSKTQSSAVNPVVARGLKSCFKFLVPFSPVQPRHRKLGLGLPKLTVPSQREENELIWWPPEPVLELARLAVDSGGDPAAIHRLLDPTIIPVPDCEGSKEERCELTRTRYGRRFVCEELNLYLQFLFELIVDRGPSVGLDVALNRFDLFHGHLFLALDSGRLGILFHAKEYPAYDKQVFPYNMGFCQRGSNVTYDDSMNLRNILWLAPMLGDSGEFWVAPESPLNPNCIAQIRF